In the Telopea speciosissima isolate NSW1024214 ecotype Mountain lineage chromosome 2, Tspe_v1, whole genome shotgun sequence genome, one interval contains:
- the LOC122652699 gene encoding aspartic proteinase 36-like, which translates to MPSFLRAGFLILALGTLFFPAALVFCSLPVILNLERAFPVKHRIDLAELRARDRTRHRRILQNVGGVIDFPVDGTYNPMTVGLYFTTVKLGSPPKEFYVQLDTGSDILWVACNPCDGCPTSSGLNIQLNSFDPTTSTTASAISCSSNTCSLAVEDAAADCSSGGLQCSYSFQYGDGSGTSGYYVADMLYFDIVLESSVANSSALIVFGCSNHQSADLTKPDRAVDGIFGFGKSRFSVISQLSSRGIAPKIFSHCLSGSNTGGGIWVLGEIVAPNIVYTPLVPSQPHYNVNLQSIAVNGQILPIDPAVFATSSNQGTIIDSGTTLAYLAGGAYDPFVSAISNTVSQSVRRLYSKGTPCYLISSSVEEIFPVVTLNFEGGATMVLRPVEYLVQEGYVDGTELWCIGFQRVSDISMTILGDLALRDKIFVYDLVNQRIGWTDYDCSLSVNVSETSGKGEFVNAGQLSVSSSLSVNVHVLIPTSIVAFLVHIFLFVGFLLL; encoded by the exons ATGCCGTCGTTTCTTCGCGCTGGGTTTCTGATCTTGGCTCTGGGTACCCTGTTCTTTCCGGCGGCTTTGGTGTTCTGTAGCTTACCAGTGATTTTGAACCTTGAGAGAGCTTTTCCTGTGAAACATAGAATCGATTTAGCAGAGCTTCGAGCTCGTGACAGGACAAGACATCGACGAATCTTGCAGAATGTCGGCGGGGTCATCGATTTTCCCGTCGATGGCACCTATAATCCCATGACGGTCGG TCTTTATTTTACGACAGTGAAACTGGGGTCTCCTCCGAAGGAATTCTATGTGCAGCTTGATACTGGAAGTGACATATTGTGGGTTGCTTGCAATCCCTGTGATGGCTGCCCAACATCCAGCGGACTAAAT ATCCAGCTCAATTCATTTGACCCTACCACTTCTACCACAGCTTCAGCAATATCTTGTTCCTCTAATACATGCTCTTTAGCGGTTGAAGATGCAGCAGCTGACTGTTCTTCCGGTGGCCTTCAGTGCAGTTACTCGTTCCAGTACGGTGATGGCAGTGGAACTTCGGGTTATTATGTGGCAGATATGTTATACTTTGACATAGTTCTAGAGTCTTCTGTCGCAAATTCCTCTGCTCTCATTGTTTTTGG ATGTAGTAACCACCAGTCTGCGGACCTGACCAAGCCAGATAGAGCAGTTGATGGgatctttgggtttgggaagtcAAGATTTTCTGTCATTTCACAATTGTCTTCACGAGGAATTGCACCAAAAATTTTCTCCCATTGCTTGTCTGGATCAAATACTGGAGGGGGCATATGGGTTCTTGGTGAGATTGTGGCACCTAATATAGTATATACTCCGCTTGTTCCATCACA GCCTCATTATAATGTGAATTTGCAGAGCATTGCTGTCAATGGGCAAATACTGCCCATTGATCCAGCAGTGTTTGCAACGTCAAGCAACCAAGGAACAATAATTGATTCTGGAACAACTTTGGCATACCTTGCAGGGGGAGCTTACGACCCTTTTGTCAGTGCA ATAAGTAACACTGTTTCGCAATCTGTCCGTCGCTTATATTCCAAAGGAACTCCATGTTACCTCATCTCCAGCAG TGTTGAAGAAATCTTTCCTGTGGTTACTTTAAACTTTGAGGGTGGTGCAACTATGGTTCTAAGGCCAGTGGAATATCTTGTACAAGAGGGCTATGTT GATGGTACTGAATTGTGGTGCATTGGCTTTCAAAGAGTGTCGGATATCTCGATGACAATTTTAGGAG ACCTTGCTCTAAGAGACAAGATATTCGTTTATGATCTGGTGAATCAACGGATCGGATGGACTGATTATGACT GTTCTCTATCTGTAAATGTCTCTGAGACTTCTGGAAAGGGAGAATTTGTAAATGCAGGACAGCTGAGTGTGAGCAGTTCTTTATCTGTAAATGTACATGTGCTGATACCAACCAGCATTGTGGCTTTCCTTGTGCATATCTTCCTTTTTGTTGGGTTTCTACTTTTGTAG